The Gammaproteobacteria bacterium DNA window TTCTTGAAAAAGGGAATCCCCGCTATATAAGCTTGGCTAAGTCCGCTGAGGGTAGGTGCATACATGTCGTGAGATAACCATGCACCAAAGTTGGTGATCGCAAAGAACACTAGCGCAGAAGTAAACGCCGCAATGCTTAGGGATAAAAAAGATAATTGTTTTAGATAGTAATGGCAGCCGATAACTATCAATGCTACTGCAGCGTAAACGAACAACATAGTGCTATGGAAACCGATCATTGAATCGCTAAGCAACATAGCAATAAGTGGAATCAACAGAGAAAACTTTAGGTCTTTGCCAAAAGCCCCTGCTAGTAATGCTATTGCTCCAACAGGTGTAAAGTTAGGCGGATGTGGTATCAGCCGGCTAAAAGCAAGGAATAAAATTATTGCTACGAGCCATTGCCAAGAAGGATGGTCAAGATTTTTAAACATGTTTAGTCCCATAACCATGCAGCTCCGCGAACACCGCTTGAATCACCGTGAACAGGCGCTACTAATTTAGTCCTTACAGTATCTGAAAAAACATATTGTTGCCAGAGTTTGGGGATAGTTGAATAAAGACAATCAATATTAGACATGCCTCCACCTAAAACAATAACATGTGGATCTAGAATGTTAATTACTTGGGATAGACTTTTAGCCATTCTTAGTTGATAACGCGATAAAACCTCTAGAGCAAAAGAGTCATTATCATTGGCATCGATAATTATTTGCTCGCTAGATTTTTTTAGACCAGTTGATAATTGATAATCATTAGTGAATCCGCTACCAGATAGAAAAGTTTCTATACAGTCATTTTTTCCACACCAGCATTGCGTTGATTTTAGTTCGTCACCCTCTGGGTAAGGTAAGGGATTGTGACCCCATTCACCCGATATGGCATTTGGGCCGTCAATAATTTTTTTATTTATAACGATGCCTGCGCCACATCCGGTGCCTATAATGACGCCGAACACAATTTCCGCATCTTTGGCTGCACCATCTGTAGCTTCGGACAGTGCGAAACAATTTGCATCATTAGCGATACGAATCTTAC harbors:
- a CDS encoding DUF6580 family putative transport protein, whose amino-acid sequence is MFKNLDHPSWQWLVAIILFLAFSRLIPHPPNFTPVGAIALLAGAFGKDLKFSLLIPLIAMLLSDSMIGFHSTMLFVYAAVALIVIGCHYYLKQLSFLSLSIAAFTSALVFFAITNFGAWLSHDMYAPTLSGLSQAYIAGIPFFKNTLLSNILFTLVGFYASQRLSNKQITES
- a CDS encoding ROK family protein yields the protein MRIGIDLGGTKIEVLVLDDDGKELHRERINTPQGNYIATLDCICELITSTEKKLCGIGSIGICTPGSISPANSLLRNSNSICLNNQPFKQDLENKLNRKIRIANDANCFALSEATDGAAKDAEIVFGVIIGTGCGAGIVINKKIIDGPNAISGEWGHNPLPYPEGDELKSTQCWCGKNDCIETFLSGSGFTNDYQLSTGLKKSSEQIIIDANDNDSFALEVLSRYQLRMAKSLSQVINILDPHVIVLGGGMSNIDCLYSTIPKLWQQYVFSDTVRTKLVAPVHGDSSGVRGAAWLWD